In a genomic window of Stakelama saccharophila:
- a CDS encoding isoleucine--tRNA ligase — MNDASDTKRDWRDTVFLPKTDFPMKAGLAAKEPAILERWARIGVYERLREQRAEAERFLLHDGPPYANGDLHMGHALNKILKDLVTRSQSLLGKNAPYVPGWDCHGLPIEWKVEEAYRKKKLNKDEVDPVQFRAECRAYASKWVDVQREQFKRLGIMGDWDDPYLTMKFESEAIIAGELLKFAESGQLYRGAKPVMWSPVEKTALAEAEVEYEDIVSTQIDVAFEITEAPNAPELVGAHAVIWTTTPWTIPVNQALAYGADVHYHLFFDEHGRKFLLAFDLKEAFERRTGLALRTLENVSPDLLENLRDIVDRQIPGSLLAGARAQHPMHHLGGFFAKPRPFLDGSHFVTTDAGTGIVHMAPDHGEDDFWLCRAAGIDPVFAVEGDGKYRDDWAWLGGQGSVINKKFVASDGPICTDLREAGALLAASDDFEHSYPHSWRSKAKIIYRCTPQWFIPMDQPANGDRPGDDHSGLIAERSEVWSPSRLREGSGEGLLEQQAPKLEDRASDPPPAPPASGRGDNGPTLRELALDAIARTRWVPERAKNRIRAMVEGRPDWVISRQRAWGVPIPLYVHRRTGDYLRDEGVNARIIEAFRNGGADAWFAADHQVLLGPDYDLADYAPVTDILDVWFDSGSTHAFVIEQRYGEGVRADLYLEGSDQHRGWFQSSLLESAGTRGRAPYTSVLTHGFALDRNGRKMSKSLGNVVDPLKIIDQSGADILRLWVASTDYFEDVRIGDEVLKGTSDAYRKLRNTFRYMLGALDGFTDDEKIGVDRMPELERYILHKLGTLDVELRNTIENYQFHRYSRALIEFMNEDLSAFFFDIRKDCLYCDAADDPKRRAYRTVLDTLFHALVRYAAPILCFTAEEVWQARFPSEDDSVHFLTWPELPPLPGDDAISTNWESVRSLRERVTEAIEPLRREKVIRSSNEAEVTVPEMPLPADHLQEIFISSTVHRGEGEVTVERTDNHKCGRCWRCLPDVSEDGALCGRCERVINR; from the coding sequence ATGAACGACGCATCCGACACGAAGCGCGACTGGCGCGACACCGTCTTCCTGCCGAAGACCGATTTCCCGATGAAGGCCGGCCTCGCCGCCAAGGAACCGGCGATCCTGGAACGCTGGGCGCGGATCGGCGTGTACGAGCGGCTGCGCGAACAGCGCGCGGAGGCGGAGCGCTTCCTCCTCCATGACGGCCCGCCTTATGCCAATGGCGACCTGCACATGGGCCATGCACTCAACAAGATCCTGAAGGATCTGGTGACGCGCAGCCAGTCGCTGCTCGGCAAGAACGCGCCTTATGTCCCCGGCTGGGACTGTCACGGCCTGCCGATCGAATGGAAGGTCGAGGAAGCCTATCGCAAGAAGAAGCTGAACAAGGACGAGGTCGATCCCGTCCAGTTCCGCGCCGAGTGCCGCGCCTATGCGAGCAAATGGGTCGATGTGCAGCGCGAGCAGTTTAAGCGTCTGGGCATCATGGGCGACTGGGACGATCCCTATCTGACGATGAAGTTCGAATCGGAAGCGATCATCGCCGGCGAGCTTCTGAAGTTTGCCGAATCCGGCCAGCTTTATCGCGGTGCCAAGCCGGTGATGTGGTCGCCGGTCGAAAAGACCGCGCTCGCCGAGGCGGAGGTCGAATACGAGGACATCGTCTCGACCCAGATCGACGTGGCGTTCGAGATCACCGAAGCGCCGAACGCGCCGGAACTGGTCGGCGCGCATGCCGTCATCTGGACGACGACGCCGTGGACGATCCCGGTCAACCAGGCGTTGGCCTATGGTGCGGACGTCCATTATCATCTTTTCTTCGATGAGCATGGACGCAAGTTCCTTCTGGCCTTCGACCTTAAGGAAGCGTTCGAGCGACGGACCGGACTGGCACTTCGAACCCTAGAAAATGTTTCGCCGGATTTATTAGAGAACCTACGGGACATCGTTGACCGGCAGATACCCGGCAGTCTGCTCGCCGGCGCGAGGGCGCAGCATCCGATGCACCATCTCGGCGGGTTCTTCGCGAAACCCCGGCCCTTCCTCGATGGTTCGCACTTCGTCACCACCGACGCGGGCACCGGCATCGTTCACATGGCGCCCGATCACGGCGAGGACGATTTCTGGCTGTGCCGCGCAGCGGGGATCGACCCGGTCTTCGCGGTCGAGGGTGATGGCAAGTACCGCGACGACTGGGCGTGGCTCGGCGGGCAGGGCAGCGTCATCAACAAGAAGTTCGTCGCGTCCGACGGGCCGATCTGCACCGATCTGCGCGAAGCGGGGGCGCTGCTGGCAGCGTCGGACGATTTCGAGCACAGCTATCCGCATAGCTGGCGCTCGAAGGCGAAGATCATCTACCGCTGCACCCCGCAATGGTTCATCCCGATGGATCAACCCGCGAACGGTGATCGTCCGGGGGACGATCACAGCGGGTTGATCGCCGAGCGAAGCGAGGTGTGGTCCCCCTCCCGCCTGCGGGAGGGGTCAGGGGAGGGCCTGTTGGAGCAACAGGCGCCCAAGCTCGAAGATCGCGCGTCTGACCCTCCCCCGGCCCCTCCCGCAAGCGGGAGGGGAGATAACGGCCCGACGTTGCGCGAACTCGCGCTCGACGCGATCGCGCGGACGCGCTGGGTGCCCGAGCGGGCGAAGAACCGCATCCGCGCGATGGTCGAGGGGCGGCCCGACTGGGTGATCAGTCGCCAGCGTGCCTGGGGCGTGCCGATCCCGCTTTATGTCCACCGCCGGACCGGCGACTATCTGCGCGACGAAGGCGTCAATGCGCGCATCATAGAGGCTTTCCGCAATGGCGGAGCCGATGCGTGGTTCGCCGCCGATCACCAGGTGCTGCTCGGCCCCGACTACGACCTGGCCGACTATGCGCCGGTCACCGACATTCTCGACGTGTGGTTCGATTCGGGCTCGACCCACGCCTTCGTGATCGAGCAGCGTTATGGCGAGGGCGTCCGCGCCGACCTCTATCTCGAAGGCTCTGACCAGCATCGCGGCTGGTTCCAGTCGTCGCTGCTCGAATCGGCCGGCACACGCGGCCGCGCGCCCTACACGTCAGTGCTGACGCACGGCTTCGCGCTCGACAGGAACGGGCGCAAGATGTCGAAGAGCCTCGGCAACGTCGTCGATCCGCTCAAGATCATCGATCAGTCGGGCGCGGATATTCTCCGCCTCTGGGTCGCGAGCACCGACTATTTCGAGGATGTGCGCATCGGCGACGAGGTGCTGAAGGGCACGAGCGACGCCTATCGCAAGCTCAGGAACACCTTCCGCTACATGCTCGGCGCGCTCGACGGGTTCACCGATGACGAGAAGATCGGCGTCGACCGGATGCCCGAGCTGGAACGCTATATCCTCCACAAGCTCGGCACGCTCGACGTGGAGCTGCGCAATACGATCGAGAATTACCAGTTCCACCGCTATTCGCGCGCGCTGATCGAGTTCATGAACGAGGACCTGTCGGCGTTCTTTTTCGATATCCGCAAGGACTGCCTCTATTGCGATGCCGCCGACGACCCCAAGCGGCGCGCATACCGGACGGTGCTCGATACGCTGTTCCACGCGCTGGTGCGCTACGCCGCGCCGATCCTGTGCTTCACCGCCGAGGAAGTGTGGCAGGCGCGCTTCCCGAGCGAGGACGATTCGGTCCATTTCCTGACCTGGCCCGAACTGCCGCCGCTGCCCGGCGACGATGCGATCTCGACCAATTGGGAGAGCGTCCGGTCCTTGCGCGAGCGCGTGACCGAGGCGATCGAGCCTTTGCGGCGCGAAAAGGTGATCCGCTCGAGCAACGAGGCCGAGGTGACGGTGCCCGAAATGCCGCTGCCGGCCGACCACCTGCAGGAGATCTTCATTTCCTCGACCGTTCATCGCGGCGAAGGGGAGGTGACGGTAGAGCGTACCGACAACCACAAATGCGGCCGCTGCTGGCGCTGCCTGCCGGACGTTTCGGAAGACGGCGCACTTTGCGGTCGCTGCGAAAGGGTGATCAACCGATGA
- a CDS encoding RidA family protein, whose protein sequence is MTEQIEAKLAELGLILPEAAAPVASYVPAVEFGGLLHISGQLPFNDGELMTGRMGAGRDLSYGQTAAQRCGLMLVAQMKQALGDLSRVARIVKLGVFVNSAPEFTDQPKVANGASELMADLFGDAGRHARSAVGVAALPLNAVVEVDAIVAVR, encoded by the coding sequence ATGACCGAACAGATCGAAGCGAAGCTGGCCGAACTCGGCCTTATCCTGCCCGAAGCGGCCGCGCCGGTGGCGTCCTACGTACCCGCCGTCGAATTCGGTGGGCTGCTGCATATTTCCGGCCAGTTGCCGTTCAACGACGGGGAACTGATGACGGGCCGCATGGGCGCGGGTCGCGACCTGTCCTATGGCCAGACCGCGGCGCAGCGCTGCGGCCTGATGCTCGTGGCGCAGATGAAGCAAGCGCTGGGTGATCTCAGCCGCGTGGCGCGAATCGTGAAGCTCGGCGTCTTCGTCAACAGCGCGCCCGAATTCACGGATCAGCCGAAGGTCGCGAACGGCGCCTCTGAACTGATGGCGGACCTGTTCGGCGACGCCGGCCGGCATGCGCGAAGCGCGGTCGGCGTCGCCGCGCTGCCGCTGAATGCGGTGGTCGAGGTGGACGCGATCGTCGCGGTGCGCTGA
- a CDS encoding cisplatin damage response ATP-dependent DNA ligase: MHAFADLLNRLIYTRSRNAKLRLIADYLRATSDPDRGWAVAALTGDLDLPAVKSSTVRGLIEARTDPLLFSLSRDFVGDTAETVALLWPEPTRPPDDRAEAQGRSLAEVVDRLAGLTRPSAPAALAEMLDRFDADERYALLKLATGGLRVGVSARLAKTALAQAFGLDVDAVEEVWHGLSPPYREIFAWGEGRAAQPTPADVPVFRPFMLAHPLDDAELDLADFAAEWKWDGIRVQLVHVGGETRLYSRAGDDITRAFPDIADSFSTPGTLDGELLVRGEAQGHALGEGGGAASFNALQQRLNRKTVSRKMLAEAPAFVRLYDILFDGDEDLRSFSWQDRRRRLEAFVATLDPDRFDVSSLIDAEDFAALAALRENARQGAIEGVMLKRRDSAYVPGRRVGLWYKWKRDPLVVDCVMMYAQRGSGKRSSFYSDYTFGCWAEDGTLLPVGKAYFGFTDEELRWLDRFVRNNTVDRFGPVREVEKTLVLEVAFDSVHSSKRHKSGLAMRFPRISRIRRDKPAAEADRIAALERMIT, from the coding sequence ATGCATGCCTTCGCTGACCTCCTGAACCGCCTGATCTACACGCGCTCGCGCAATGCGAAGCTGCGGCTGATCGCCGATTATCTCCGCGCGACATCCGACCCGGATCGTGGCTGGGCCGTCGCCGCGCTTACCGGCGACCTCGATCTGCCGGCGGTGAAGTCGTCGACCGTGCGTGGACTGATCGAAGCGCGGACCGATCCGCTTTTATTCTCGCTCAGTCGTGATTTCGTCGGCGATACGGCGGAAACCGTCGCACTGCTCTGGCCGGAGCCCACGCGGCCGCCGGATGATCGTGCCGAGGCGCAGGGGCGGTCGCTGGCCGAGGTCGTGGACCGACTGGCCGGTCTGACGCGTCCGAGCGCGCCGGCGGCGCTCGCCGAGATGCTCGACCGGTTCGACGCGGACGAACGCTACGCCCTGCTCAAGCTTGCTACGGGCGGCCTGCGGGTCGGGGTGTCGGCGCGCCTGGCGAAGACCGCGCTCGCCCAGGCCTTCGGGCTCGATGTCGATGCGGTGGAGGAAGTATGGCACGGCCTTTCGCCGCCCTACCGGGAAATCTTCGCCTGGGGAGAGGGGCGGGCGGCGCAGCCGACGCCGGCCGACGTGCCCGTCTTTCGCCCCTTCATGCTCGCCCACCCGCTCGACGATGCCGAACTCGATCTCGCCGACTTTGCGGCCGAGTGGAAATGGGACGGCATCCGCGTGCAGCTCGTCCATGTCGGCGGCGAGACGCGGCTCTACAGCCGGGCGGGCGACGACATCACCCGCGCCTTTCCCGATATCGCCGATAGCTTTTCGACACCCGGCACCCTCGACGGCGAATTGCTCGTGCGCGGCGAGGCGCAGGGGCACGCGCTGGGTGAGGGCGGCGGTGCGGCCAGTTTCAATGCGCTGCAGCAGCGTCTGAACCGCAAGACCGTGTCGAGGAAGATGCTGGCGGAAGCGCCGGCCTTCGTCAGGCTGTACGATATTCTGTTCGACGGCGATGAGGATTTGCGCTCGTTTTCCTGGCAAGACCGTCGACGTCGGCTGGAGGCGTTCGTCGCAACCCTCGATCCCGACCGGTTCGACGTCTCAAGCCTGATCGATGCCGAAGACTTCGCGGCGCTCGCCGCCTTGCGCGAGAACGCGCGCCAAGGGGCGATCGAGGGAGTCATGCTGAAACGCCGCGACTCAGCCTATGTACCCGGCCGGCGCGTCGGATTGTGGTACAAGTGGAAGCGCGATCCGCTCGTGGTCGATTGCGTGATGATGTACGCGCAGCGCGGAAGCGGCAAACGGTCGAGCTTCTATTCCGACTATACCTTCGGATGCTGGGCGGAGGACGGAACGCTGTTGCCGGTGGGCAAGGCCTATTTCGGCTTCACCGACGAGGAACTCCGCTGGCTCGATCGCTTCGTCCGCAACAATACCGTCGACCGTTTCGGGCCGGTACGGGAAGTGGAAAAGACGCTGGTGCTGGAAGTGGCGTTCGATTCGGTGCATTCGTCGAAGCGGCACAAGTCCGGCCTCGCCATGCGCTTCCCCCGGATCAGCCGGATCCGGCGCGACAAGCCTGCCGCGGAGGCCGACCGGATCGCGGCGCTGGAACGGATGATCACCTGA
- a CDS encoding response regulator — MSKTVLVVEDNELNLKLFCDLLRAHGFTAEAVRDGRDAVAVARDLVPDLVIMDIQLPHVTGIELIEQMKRDDSLKTVPIMAVTAYVGREDEDRIRTAGANAYVSKPIAVTRFMEEVRGLI; from the coding sequence GTGTCGAAGACGGTTCTGGTTGTCGAGGACAACGAACTCAACCTCAAACTGTTCTGCGACCTCTTGCGCGCGCACGGTTTCACGGCGGAGGCGGTACGCGACGGGCGGGACGCGGTGGCGGTTGCGCGCGACCTGGTGCCCGATCTCGTGATCATGGACATCCAGTTGCCGCACGTAACAGGAATCGAACTGATCGAGCAGATGAAGCGGGACGACAGCCTGAAGACGGTGCCGATCATGGCCGTTACCGCTTATGTCGGGCGCGAGGACGAGGATCGCATCCGCACCGCCGGCGCCAACGCCTATGTGTCGAAACCGATCGCGGTAACCCGCTTCATGGAAGAGGTGCGCGGGCTGATCTGA
- a CDS encoding Dps family protein, whose translation MADSDAALNTPTDLKDNAAKTVAQALNGILADSYALYLKTKNFHWHVSGPHFRDYHLMLDDQAAQILGTTDAIAERVRKTGNTTLRSIGDIARRQTIEDNDKDFVKPEDMLAELRQDNLKLVERLREAKDIVDEAKDNATSGVLDDWTDEAEERAWFLFEASRKS comes from the coding sequence ATGGCTGATAGCGATGCCGCCCTCAACACGCCCACCGACCTGAAGGACAATGCCGCCAAGACGGTGGCTCAGGCGCTGAACGGCATTCTCGCCGATTCCTATGCGCTCTATCTGAAGACCAAGAACTTCCACTGGCACGTCTCCGGCCCGCATTTCCGCGATTACCATCTGATGCTGGACGATCAGGCGGCGCAGATCCTGGGAACGACGGATGCGATCGCCGAACGCGTGCGCAAGACCGGCAACACGACGCTGCGCTCGATCGGCGACATCGCCCGGCGGCAGACGATCGAGGACAATGACAAGGATTTCGTGAAGCCGGAGGATATGCTTGCCGAACTGCGGCAGGACAATCTCAAGCTCGTCGAACGCCTGCGCGAGGCGAAGGACATCGTCGACGAGGCCAAGGACAACGCCACCAGCGGCGTCCTGGACGACTGGACCGACGAGGCGGAGGAGCGGGCCTGGTTCCTGTTCGAGGCCAGTCGCAAGAGCTGA
- a CDS encoding HAD family hydrolase, producing MKPLLICDCDEVLLHMVKHFGAWLDEEHDIDFAPDGGDFANSMRRRPCGTSLEREEMWTLLGGFFPGQMARQTLVPHAREALAELSRSAEIVILTNLGDHCREHRVAQLAEFGIEHRVECNQGGKGAPVARLVAEHGDPVTVFVDDLAVHHDSVAHHAPGVHRLQMVAEPSLAPRVAAAPHAHARIDDWREAKAWIAGRFSRQEAAPSASATATATA from the coding sequence ATGAAACCACTGCTGATCTGCGATTGCGACGAAGTGCTGCTGCACATGGTGAAGCATTTCGGCGCTTGGCTGGACGAGGAGCACGATATCGATTTCGCCCCGGATGGCGGAGATTTCGCCAATTCCATGCGACGGCGCCCCTGCGGCACATCACTGGAACGCGAAGAGATGTGGACGCTGCTGGGCGGCTTCTTTCCCGGTCAGATGGCGCGCCAGACCCTGGTTCCCCATGCGCGCGAAGCGCTGGCGGAATTGTCGCGATCTGCGGAAATCGTCATCCTGACGAACCTCGGCGATCATTGCCGCGAACACCGCGTCGCGCAGCTCGCCGAATTCGGCATCGAGCACCGGGTGGAATGCAATCAGGGCGGCAAGGGCGCCCCCGTTGCCCGACTCGTCGCCGAACATGGCGACCCGGTCACCGTCTTCGTCGACGATCTGGCCGTCCATCACGATTCGGTCGCGCACCACGCCCCCGGCGTCCACCGCCTGCAGATGGTGGCCGAACCGTCGCTAGCGCCGCGGGTTGCCGCGGCGCCGCACGCCCATGCCCGCATCGACGACTGGCGCGAGGCGAAGGCGTGGATCGCCGGCCGATTTTCCCGACAGGAGGCCGCCCCAAGCGCCTCCGCCACCGCCACCGCCACTGCATGA
- the rpmG gene encoding 50S ribosomal protein L33: protein MAKPTTVKIKLVSSADTGFFYVTKKNPRNQTEKLSFRKYDPVVRKHVEFKEAKIK, encoded by the coding sequence ATGGCCAAGCCGACCACCGTCAAGATCAAGCTCGTCAGCTCGGCGGATACCGGTTTCTTCTACGTCACGAAGAAGAATCCGCGCAATCAGACCGAGAAGCTGTCGTTCCGCAAATACGACCCGGTCGTGCGCAAGCACGTCGAGTTCAAGGAAGCGAAGATCAAGTGA
- a CDS encoding cold-shock protein: protein MSFDKGRRGDRGGRGRDKRDFFGDEAYQSFDRGNGFGQDRGGGNAGNDRGGFGGADRGGFGGGNRFGDSRSGGGFRGGAGGGGGRGMPPQVVGEATGVVKFFNGQKGFGFIVRDDGGEDVFVHISAVEQAGLTGLAEGQPLGFTLVDRGGRISATDLKIDGEPMPVEESAGPGAGAPRGGPQRQLTGEKASGTVKFFNAMKGFGFIQRDDGRPDAFVHISAVERAGMPTLNEGDRLEFELEVDRRGKYAAVNLQPVQ, encoded by the coding sequence ATGAGTTTCGACAAGGGACGCCGCGGCGATCGCGGCGGGCGCGGCAGAGACAAGCGGGATTTCTTCGGCGACGAGGCATATCAGAGTTTCGATCGCGGCAACGGGTTCGGCCAGGATCGGGGCGGCGGCAATGCCGGCAACGATCGCGGCGGCTTCGGTGGCGCTGATCGCGGCGGCTTTGGCGGCGGTAACCGTTTCGGTGATTCGCGCAGCGGCGGCGGTTTCCGCGGCGGTGCCGGCGGCGGCGGTGGGCGCGGCATGCCGCCCCAGGTCGTCGGAGAAGCGACGGGTGTCGTAAAATTCTTCAACGGGCAGAAGGGCTTCGGCTTCATCGTGCGCGACGATGGTGGTGAAGATGTGTTCGTCCACATCTCCGCCGTCGAGCAGGCCGGCCTGACCGGCCTGGCCGAGGGGCAGCCGCTGGGCTTCACCCTGGTCGATCGCGGTGGCCGCATCTCGGCGACCGATCTGAAGATCGACGGTGAGCCGATGCCGGTTGAGGAAAGCGCAGGCCCCGGTGCGGGTGCCCCGCGCGGCGGGCCGCAGCGGCAACTGACCGGCGAGAAGGCGAGCGGCACGGTGAAATTCTTCAATGCCATGAAGGGTTTCGGTTTCATCCAGCGCGATGACGGCCGGCCCGATGCCTTCGTGCACATCTCCGCGGTGGAGCGTGCCGGCATGCCGACGCTGAACGAAGGCGACCGCCTGGAATTCGAGCTGGAGGTCGATCGTCGCGGCAAATATGCCGCGGTGAACCTGCAGCCGGTCCAGTAA
- a CDS encoding DUF3035 domain-containing protein: MRKVFPIAAGLTAVVLLAGCSKGGLDRTRPNEFAVARQAPLVVPPNFSLAPPQPGAPRPQDVGSSQQALDAMFGGPAPRSDVEREALDAAGEDVADPGIRSEVGDAETSSVDKGRTTQDIIAAPEGDGRAARVTTP, translated from the coding sequence ATGCGTAAGGTGTTTCCGATTGCCGCCGGCCTGACGGCCGTGGTCCTGCTTGCCGGGTGCAGCAAGGGCGGTCTCGATCGCACCCGCCCCAACGAGTTCGCCGTCGCGCGCCAGGCGCCGCTGGTCGTGCCGCCCAATTTCTCGCTCGCGCCGCCGCAGCCCGGCGCGCCGCGGCCGCAGGATGTCGGCAGCTCGCAACAGGCGCTGGACGCGATGTTCGGCGGCCCCGCACCGCGCAGCGATGTCGAGCGCGAGGCGCTGGACGCAGCGGGTGAGGATGTGGCCGATCCGGGTATCCGCTCCGAAGTCGGCGATGCCGAGACCAGCAGCGTCGACAAGGGCCGCACGACGCAGGATATCATCGCCGCGCCGGAAGGCGACGGACGCGCGGCGCGCGTAACCACGCCCTGA
- the lspA gene encoding signal peptidase II, whose translation MKRARILGLVVALLVFLVDQGVKAYVTGPLQLDALGEHLSVLPIFDLRFVPNIGVSLGLLPADSEATRWALVALTALIALGVLWWLSRETNRQDIGALGLVLGGALGNILDRVRLGYVVDYADLHFGDWRPFLVFNVADAAITIGVLILLARALLVRDKPKSDRATVENVNA comes from the coding sequence ATGAAGCGCGCCCGTATCCTGGGGCTTGTCGTGGCGCTCCTGGTCTTTCTGGTCGACCAGGGGGTAAAGGCCTATGTCACCGGTCCGCTGCAGCTCGATGCGCTGGGCGAGCATCTGTCCGTGCTGCCGATCTTCGATCTGCGCTTCGTGCCCAATATCGGCGTGTCGCTGGGGCTGTTGCCGGCCGACAGCGAGGCGACGCGCTGGGCGCTGGTGGCGCTCACCGCGCTGATCGCGCTCGGTGTGCTATGGTGGTTGTCGCGAGAGACCAACCGTCAGGATATCGGCGCGCTGGGCCTTGTACTGGGCGGCGCGCTCGGCAACATCCTCGACCGGGTCCGGCTGGGCTATGTGGTCGATTATGCCGACCTGCATTTCGGCGACTGGCGACCGTTTCTGGTCTTCAACGTGGCCGATGCAGCCATTACCATCGGCGTCCTGATCCTGCTTGCCCGCGCGCTCCTGGTGCGCGACAAGCCCAAAAGCGACCGCGCGACTGTGGAGAATGTGAATGCGTAA
- a CDS encoding DUF3572 family protein: protein MPLGETNANAAILALGALAWIVATPERANRYLDVTGIDLDTLRAQADEPAFMAATLAYLEAHEPDLLACAAALDVTPEALVGARRKLENP, encoded by the coding sequence ATGCCGCTTGGCGAAACAAATGCCAATGCCGCCATCCTGGCGCTGGGCGCACTGGCCTGGATCGTCGCGACGCCGGAACGGGCGAACCGGTATCTGGACGTCACAGGCATCGATCTCGACACGCTGCGCGCGCAGGCGGACGAACCCGCTTTCATGGCGGCGACGCTCGCTTATCTTGAAGCGCACGAACCCGACCTGCTGGCCTGTGCGGCGGCGCTCGACGTGACGCCGGAAGCGCTGGTCGGCGCCCGGCGCAAACTGGAGAATCCATGA
- a CDS encoding TorF family putative porin, translating into MRFSTYGFCALSCFAAAPAMAQDTAPPPPVTVSGGVTVVTDYRFRGLTQTDEDAALQGTVNVNHESGFYVGTWASTLDDEVSLPGYGDTEVDLYGGYSTTLDNGIGIDVGMLYYWYVDAPGGNDTDYFEPYATVSYAIGPVSTSVGANYAWGGQDGLDYTASNDDSLYLHAEASTSIPGTPLSLNAHIGRSKGSLGLYNLDPNDDEYWDTSFGVEWAGGPITGGVKYVDTDISNAGDFAQANGRGATVLGYVGLSF; encoded by the coding sequence ATGCGCTTCTCCACATACGGCTTTTGCGCGCTGTCGTGCTTCGCCGCCGCGCCCGCGATGGCGCAGGACACCGCCCCGCCGCCGCCCGTGACGGTTTCCGGCGGCGTCACCGTCGTCACCGACTATCGCTTTCGCGGCCTGACCCAGACGGACGAGGACGCCGCCCTTCAGGGCACGGTGAACGTCAATCACGAGTCGGGTTTCTATGTCGGCACCTGGGCGTCGACGCTGGACGACGAGGTTTCGCTGCCCGGCTACGGCGATACCGAAGTCGATCTGTACGGCGGCTATTCGACGACGCTGGACAACGGGATCGGCATCGACGTCGGCATGCTCTATTACTGGTATGTCGATGCGCCGGGCGGCAACGACACCGATTATTTCGAACCGTATGCGACGGTCAGCTACGCCATCGGCCCGGTCAGCACCAGCGTCGGTGCGAACTACGCCTGGGGCGGACAGGACGGGCTCGATTACACCGCGAGCAACGACGACAGCCTTTATCTGCACGCCGAGGCGTCGACCTCCATCCCCGGCACGCCGCTGTCGCTGAACGCGCATATCGGCCGGTCCAAGGGGTCGCTCGGCCTCTACAACCTCGACCCGAACGACGACGAATATTGGGATACGTCCTTCGGCGTGGAATGGGCCGGCGGGCCGATCACGGGCGGCGTGAAATATGTCGATACGGACATTTCCAACGCCGGCGATTTCGCCCAGGCCAATGGTCGCGGCGCCACGGTGCTGGGCTATGTCGGGCTGAGCTTCTGA
- a CDS encoding TMEM165/GDT1 family protein translates to MNALVPAFIAALLAQAGDRPPWLAAILRDRRGRPVAILAAILFVQLAGAVIAIAGATVVAPLLVPEARNLMLALALSFAGIGALWPIRPPDRLTGWRIGAFPTAALGLFILTLGDRTQFLTATIGIASGHPAFAGIGAVAGAFLANLPAVMLGEAAWLALPLDWLRRVSGLLFLLVAVPLALAALRLI, encoded by the coding sequence ATGAACGCGCTCGTCCCCGCCTTTATCGCCGCGCTGCTGGCGCAGGCGGGGGACCGGCCGCCCTGGCTCGCGGCCATCCTGCGCGATCGCCGCGGTCGACCGGTTGCGATCCTCGCCGCGATCCTGTTCGTCCAGCTTGCGGGGGCGGTGATCGCCATAGCCGGTGCAACCGTCGTCGCGCCCCTGCTGGTGCCGGAAGCGCGCAACCTGATGCTGGCGCTTGCGCTGAGCTTTGCGGGTATCGGTGCCCTGTGGCCGATCCGACCACCGGACCGGCTGACGGGATGGCGCATCGGCGCCTTTCCCACAGCGGCGCTCGGCCTGTTCATCCTGACCCTCGGCGACCGCACCCAGTTCCTGACCGCGACCATCGGCATCGCTTCCGGCCACCCGGCTTTCGCCGGAATCGGCGCGGTAGCGGGGGCCTTTCTCGCCAATCTTCCGGCGGTAATGCTGGGCGAGGCGGCGTGGCTGGCGCTGCCGCTGGATTGGCTGCGGCGCGTATCGGGCCTATTGTTCCTGTTGGTCGCCGTGCCGCTGGCATTGGCCGCGCTGCGGCTTATCTAG
- a CDS encoding DUF1328 domain-containing protein, whose translation MIKWALIFLVLGLVLAAIGFGGAAGVAFTIAKVLAFIAIALFVIFLVMGIMAGKAVKDAVD comes from the coding sequence ATGATCAAATGGGCACTGATTTTCCTGGTGCTGGGCCTGGTCCTGGCTGCCATCGGCTTCGGCGGCGCGGCGGGCGTCGCCTTCACCATTGCGAAGGTCCTGGCCTTCATCGCGATCGCGCTGTTCGTGATCTTCCTCGTGATGGGTATCATGGCCGGCAAGGCGGTGAAGGACGCGGTCGACTGA